One Acropora palmata chromosome 2, jaAcrPala1.3, whole genome shotgun sequence genomic window carries:
- the LOC141870957 gene encoding protein 4.1-like, with protein sequence MAAPTVQKQKSVKFLPPTRKSLWKLECQVVLLDNSLFVEKFESKSTKGEELFESVCRRLSLSHGKECCGLQFVDAVDGELTWLDLDRQIRSQRKKPYTFQFAVKFYPSDANTFPKEVQDLLVLQIKDSLIRGKLVTPINEHSALDGFFAQAVLGNFKPKVHTRGYLEDLLGSFYAPPNGINCDAEMSEDEYERMVYALHRSHKGMTEIEAKREFLAIAQNIAFYGLSLHRGATDKNGNPVVLAISSRGILVYDIDCFGVIGNVTEIFRWHEIVTMVYQNRKFYVVIYSEERHDGGSFSYRFHGHFGHRAAERMLQDALGHQSFHYKPEKDIIRRSKSFGEVDSHLTSIGKIERADQKYATLKGKSRSSGRSLKRFTDSLRRKMPRRQKSEPLPNSTVSFAD encoded by the coding sequence ATGGCGGCCCCGACTGTTCAGAAGCAAAAATCGGTAAAATTTCTGCCACCAACGAGAAAATCGCTTTGGAAACTTGAGTGTCAAGTAGTGCTTTTAGACAATtcactttttgttgaaaaatttgaaagtaagTCTACCAAAGGAGAAGAACTTTTCGAGAGTGTTTGCCGAAGGCTTAGTTTGTCGCATGGAAAAGAGTGTTGTGGTTTACAATTTGTCGATGCAGTTGATGGCGAATTGACTTGGTTGGATTTAGATAGACAGATACGGTCTCAGCGTAAGAAACCGTATACTTTTCAGTTTGCTGTGAAGTTCTATCCATCCGACGCGAATACTTTTCCCAAAGAGGTACAAGATCTGCTGGTGTTACAAATCAAAGATTCTCTGATCCGTGGCAAACTTGTGACCCCCATCAACGAACATTCTGCTCTGGATGGATTTTTCGCTCAAGcagttttaggcaatttcaaaCCCAAGGTCCACACACGTGGATATCTGGAGGATTTGCTTGGGTCGTTTTATGCTCCTCCTAACGGAATAAATTGCGATGCTGAGATGAGTGAAGATGAGTACGAAAGGATGGTTTACGCTCTGCATCGCTCGCACAAAGGTATGACTGAAATCGAAGCGAAACGTGAATTTTTGGCTATCGCACAAAATATTGCATTCTACGGCTTGTCATTGCATCGTGGAGCAACCGACAAAAATGGAAATCCAGTTGTATTGGCCATCAGTAGTCGTGGAATCCTTGTGTACGATATTGACTGTTTCGGTGTCATAGGAAATGTGACTGAGATTTTTCGCTGGCACGAAATTGTGACTATGGTATATCAAAACCGAAAGTTTTATGTTGTTATCTATTCTGAAGAGAGACACGATGGAGGAAGTTTCTCGTATCGATTCCATGGACACTTTGGCCACAGAGCCGCTGAAAGAATGCTCCAAGATGCCTTAGGCCATCAATCTTTCCATTACAAGCCGGAGAAGGACATTATACGCCGAAGCAAATCGTTCGGTGAAGTGGACTCTCATTTGACCTCCATTGGCAAAATTGAGAGGGCTGATCAAAAGTATGCGACcttgaaaggaaaaagtaGAAGTAGTGGGCGTTCCCTGAAAAGATTCACAGACTccttgagaagaaaaatgccacGAAGGCAGAAAAGTGAACCACTACCAAATTCCACCGTGAGTTTTGCTGATTAA